A genome region from Altererythrobacter aquiaggeris includes the following:
- a CDS encoding HU family DNA-binding protein: MNKNDLISAVAESSGLSKSDAAGAVEGVFGSIQKSLSKGDEVRLVGFGTFSVARRKESTGRNPRTGEPMTIKASNQPKFKAGKGLKDAVN; the protein is encoded by the coding sequence ATGAACAAGAACGACCTGATCAGTGCTGTTGCTGAATCCAGCGGCCTGTCCAAAAGTGATGCCGCAGGCGCAGTTGAGGGCGTGTTTGGCTCGATCCAGAAATCGCTTTCGAAAGGTGACGAAGTGCGCCTTGTCGGATTCGGAACATTCTCGGTCGCGCGGCGCAAGGAATCGACCGGCCGCAACCCGCGGACGGGCGAACCCATGACGATCAAGGCATCGAACCAGCCAAAGTTCAAGGCCGGCAAAGGCCTGAAAGACGCCGTCAACTGA
- a CDS encoding phosphatidylcholine/phosphatidylserine synthase, with translation MDDLGERVGPKATEGEVRKRRFSGRGLSLRAVVPNAITAAAMCAGLTGIRFAIVGDWEKSLFAVILAGVLDGIDGRIARLLKAQSRFGAELDSLADSLSFGMAPALILYLWSLQDWPRFGWFACLAFALAATLRLARFNAQIDEDDQPHKSAGFLTGVPAPVGAGLAFLPFYLWIATGIDAFRDPIVNAVWIALMAFFMISNIATLSWSAIKPQRSVRLEMIFGIGLLFAALLSEPWWTLVAICAAYLALMPLGIMRYSRVKRQREAAGAKPPAEPAALP, from the coding sequence ATGGATGATCTGGGCGAACGGGTAGGCCCCAAAGCTACAGAAGGTGAAGTCCGGAAACGGCGGTTCTCAGGCCGCGGGCTTTCGCTTCGCGCGGTTGTGCCCAATGCAATTACCGCAGCGGCAATGTGTGCTGGTTTGACCGGGATCCGCTTTGCTATTGTTGGCGATTGGGAAAAAAGCCTCTTCGCCGTCATCTTGGCCGGTGTGCTTGACGGTATCGATGGCCGCATCGCGCGGCTGCTGAAAGCGCAATCACGATTCGGTGCGGAATTGGACAGTCTTGCCGATTCGCTTTCTTTCGGTATGGCGCCGGCGCTCATTCTTTATCTTTGGTCGTTGCAGGACTGGCCGCGTTTCGGCTGGTTTGCCTGTCTGGCATTCGCGCTGGCGGCGACATTGCGGCTTGCCCGCTTCAATGCGCAGATCGACGAGGATGATCAGCCGCACAAGTCTGCAGGTTTCCTGACCGGCGTGCCGGCACCGGTAGGGGCGGGATTGGCGTTTTTGCCATTCTATCTCTGGATTGCGACCGGGATCGACGCGTTCCGCGACCCGATCGTCAATGCTGTGTGGATCGCGCTGATGGCGTTTTTCATGATTTCGAACATCGCGACGTTGAGCTGGTCGGCAATCAAGCCGCAGCGAAGTGTCCGCCTGGAAATGATCTTCGGTATAGGTCTGCTGTTTGCCGCGTTGCTAAGCGAGCCCTGGTGGACGCTGGTGGCGATTTGCGCTGCCTATCTGGCGCTGATGCCGCTGGGGATCATGCGTTACAGCCGGGTCAAGCGGCAACGCGAAGCTGCGGGCGCGAAACCACCGGCAGAGCCTGCCGCACTGCCATAG
- the rlmB gene encoding 23S rRNA (guanosine(2251)-2'-O)-methyltransferase RlmB — MAKGERKRALRGRAGRMQGGRGSGRASTGQVRLWGRHAVEAALRNPDRNHQKLWATKEGIESLDGELPEGFPVEYASAPDLGRLVARDAPHQGLVLECSPLDEVHLEDVMSAQAGRPLVVLDQVTDPHNVGAIIRSAAAFGAAAVITQDRHAPPESGTLAKSASGALDTVPWVRVVNLARALEDIANAGYWRIGLAGEAEATLSEAMAAGPIALVLGAEGPGMRANIASHCDALARLPISSAVESLNVSNAAAVALYAVATRSGEPA, encoded by the coding sequence ATGGCAAAAGGCGAACGCAAGCGCGCGCTAAGGGGCCGCGCAGGCCGTATGCAAGGCGGGCGCGGAAGCGGCAGGGCAAGCACAGGCCAGGTGCGGCTGTGGGGCCGCCACGCAGTCGAGGCGGCACTGCGAAACCCGGACCGCAATCACCAAAAGCTGTGGGCAACCAAAGAAGGCATAGAATCGCTGGACGGCGAATTGCCTGAAGGGTTTCCGGTCGAATACGCCTCAGCGCCCGATCTCGGCCGCCTGGTGGCACGCGACGCGCCGCATCAGGGCCTGGTACTGGAATGCTCGCCGCTTGACGAAGTTCACCTGGAAGATGTTATGTCGGCCCAAGCCGGCCGTCCGCTGGTGGTGCTGGATCAGGTCACCGACCCGCATAATGTCGGCGCCATAATCCGGTCTGCCGCGGCGTTTGGGGCGGCTGCCGTAATCACGCAGGACAGGCACGCGCCGCCCGAATCCGGAACGTTGGCTAAATCTGCCTCGGGTGCGCTGGATACGGTGCCATGGGTGCGCGTGGTCAATCTGGCACGTGCGCTGGAAGATATTGCCAACGCCGGATATTGGCGGATCGGCCTGGCAGGTGAAGCCGAAGCCACATTATCCGAAGCGATGGCGGCAGGTCCGATTGCGCTGGTTCTGGGTGCCGAAGGGCCGGGAATGCGGGCGAATATTGCCTCGCACTGTGATGCGCTCGCCCGCCTCCCGATTTCCAGTGCCGTCGAAAGTCTGAACGTGTCGAACGCCGCCGCGGTGGCGCTCTATGCCGTGGCGACCCGTTCCGGCGAACCCGCCTAG
- a CDS encoding TonB-dependent receptor, with the protein MKSVLLRTTGIAMAAGLLAASGNAMAQDAAAGGPDASNLEDSDVIIVTANRRAQDVQDVQIAVTAVDAVTLERQGVDNIVEVTDVAPSFSSSTAQVASGSVVLRIRGVGTTSNNIGFESAVGIFVDGAYQSRPGVALSEFVDVERLEVLRGPQGTLFGRNTSAGALSITNKRPDLNDFGGFANASYGNFDQISLQGAVNVPIVQDSVAVRLTGAFRKRDGFLTVVDAAGNAFDDTNDVEQYIVRGQIGFETEGGIKGRLIADYSNSTSSCCGAIELFESPVIAAGAYAAVGLPRNGGNGQDFVSRNRFGQAEFERAADNRQVSLNFAPEADVDNYGVTGEVELPLSDNADLIFIGSYRKYDALERYDSDFTALDIFNVDPLLTEIETYTAELRLQGDAADGRLNYMVGGYYSDEQINTQVTFLLGQDYGENVGAAFFGGAFGPNPLTSFTGVDPAGTVTTNAFNQSAQSYSVFTHNSFEIAEGLEITLGARYSWEDKEGGFDQIATNNQICPASAAGILNGSIPGAFVPAFVGLGCFGFAAPADLPASAVLPLVRTFDANFNDEELIYTAKIGYAFAAPVNVYASFTHGYKSGGINLDTTAAVAGADPTFKSEEVDAYEIGLKAKLLDNRVTLNLAGFREEFSNFQVLEFTGTAFQTFNVPKAISTGVELETVIRPSDELSINGGLTVLDARYPDDCSGDSLLITVNSLCGNDLTNAPNIVAVLGATYEKNFSADWDFFLAGQVRMESDQRTSTQAIVPPTAAQVTALGLQGAIDAAPLIVADVQDGSIFANVRAGFGRADDSLAIEFWVNNLTDRVTRGVTFNTTLRSTGANNSRSAFTLQPRTYGVTVRTKF; encoded by the coding sequence ATGAAATCTGTACTTTTACGAACCACCGGAATTGCCATGGCGGCTGGTCTGCTTGCGGCCTCTGGCAATGCAATGGCGCAGGATGCTGCCGCTGGCGGTCCGGACGCTTCCAATCTTGAAGATAGCGACGTGATCATCGTAACGGCCAACCGGCGTGCGCAGGATGTGCAAGACGTGCAGATCGCCGTGACGGCGGTCGATGCCGTGACGCTTGAACGTCAGGGCGTTGATAACATTGTCGAAGTTACCGATGTCGCCCCAAGCTTTTCCAGCTCTACCGCCCAAGTGGCATCGGGCTCGGTCGTATTGCGGATCCGCGGTGTCGGGACAACGTCGAACAATATCGGCTTCGAAAGTGCCGTGGGTATTTTCGTTGACGGTGCATATCAATCGCGACCTGGCGTTGCACTGTCCGAATTTGTCGATGTCGAGCGACTGGAAGTCCTTCGCGGACCACAAGGCACTCTGTTTGGCCGGAACACTTCAGCCGGTGCGCTCAGCATTACCAACAAACGCCCGGATTTGAATGATTTTGGCGGCTTTGCAAACGCATCATACGGCAATTTCGATCAGATAAGCCTTCAAGGCGCGGTCAATGTCCCGATTGTGCAGGATTCAGTCGCGGTCCGACTGACCGGAGCTTTTCGTAAGCGTGACGGATTTCTGACCGTTGTCGATGCCGCAGGAAACGCTTTCGATGACACGAACGATGTAGAACAATATATTGTGCGTGGTCAGATCGGATTTGAAACCGAAGGCGGTATCAAGGGACGTCTGATCGCCGATTATTCAAACAGCACCAGCAGTTGTTGCGGGGCAATCGAACTGTTCGAATCCCCGGTAATCGCGGCAGGCGCCTATGCCGCAGTTGGCTTGCCAAGGAATGGCGGTAATGGTCAGGACTTCGTTTCCAGGAACCGGTTCGGCCAGGCCGAGTTCGAGCGGGCAGCAGACAATCGCCAGGTTTCGCTGAATTTCGCACCCGAAGCGGATGTCGACAATTACGGCGTCACCGGAGAAGTAGAGTTACCGCTCAGCGATAACGCAGACCTGATCTTTATTGGTTCATACCGCAAATATGACGCGCTTGAGCGTTATGACAGCGACTTTACAGCGTTGGATATTTTCAACGTTGACCCGCTGCTGACCGAGATCGAAACCTACACTGCCGAATTGCGACTGCAAGGCGACGCTGCTGACGGCCGATTGAATTATATGGTCGGCGGATATTATTCTGACGAGCAGATCAATACGCAGGTAACCTTCCTTCTGGGTCAGGATTACGGCGAAAATGTAGGAGCCGCGTTCTTTGGCGGTGCGTTTGGTCCAAATCCGTTGACGAGCTTTACCGGTGTCGATCCTGCGGGAACGGTCACCACAAACGCCTTCAATCAGAGCGCGCAAAGCTACTCTGTATTTACCCATAATTCGTTCGAGATCGCGGAAGGTCTGGAGATAACACTGGGGGCGCGTTACTCATGGGAGGACAAAGAAGGTGGCTTTGATCAAATAGCAACCAATAACCAGATTTGTCCTGCATCGGCTGCGGGTATCTTGAATGGCTCTATTCCCGGTGCATTCGTGCCGGCATTCGTCGGTCTGGGCTGCTTCGGTTTCGCGGCTCCGGCCGATCTGCCAGCGTCGGCTGTTCTTCCGCTGGTGCGCACCTTCGATGCAAACTTCAATGACGAAGAATTGATCTATACGGCGAAAATCGGCTATGCGTTTGCAGCGCCGGTAAATGTCTATGCCAGCTTCACCCATGGGTACAAATCAGGCGGTATCAACCTTGATACCACTGCTGCGGTAGCCGGGGCCGATCCGACATTTAAATCCGAAGAAGTGGACGCGTACGAGATTGGCCTCAAGGCCAAACTGCTGGATAACCGGGTTACGCTGAACCTTGCGGGTTTCCGTGAGGAGTTCAGCAATTTCCAGGTGCTTGAATTTACCGGCACAGCCTTCCAGACATTCAATGTTCCGAAAGCGATTTCTACCGGTGTCGAGCTTGAAACGGTCATTCGTCCAAGTGACGAGCTGTCGATCAATGGCGGGCTCACAGTGCTTGATGCACGATATCCGGACGATTGTTCCGGGGACTCATTGCTCATAACGGTGAATTCACTGTGCGGAAACGATCTTACAAATGCCCCGAATATCGTTGCTGTATTGGGCGCGACTTACGAGAAGAATTTCAGCGCTGACTGGGACTTCTTCCTTGCGGGTCAAGTGCGCATGGAATCAGATCAACGCACATCGACCCAAGCGATTGTGCCACCTACTGCCGCTCAAGTGACTGCTCTTGGACTTCAGGGCGCGATTGATGCGGCTCCGCTCATTGTGGCGGACGTTCAGGACGGAAGCATTTTCGCCAATGTGCGTGCCGGTTTCGGACGGGCTGACGATAGTCTCGCGATTGAATTTTGGGTCAATAACCTGACCGACCGTGTGACACGGGGCGTTACCTTCAACACGACGTTGCGTAGCACTGGCGCCAACAACTCGCGTTCCGCTTTCACTCTGCAGCCGCGCACTTACGGTGTAACGGTGCGTACCAAGTTCTAA
- a CDS encoding phosphatidylserine decarboxylase → MAGDLLDNRGRGEVDWQLPSVHPEGRKFGLIAVGISLIFLLLLDLSFIGWPLLALAGGVFAFFRDPERVVPQSDTAIISPADGQVSLIKEVPLPAELQLIDEQAGSNPPAGPVTRISIFMSVFDVHINRAPIGGTVKRMVYMPGKFLNSDLDKASEENERQHIMIERSDGLVIGFTQIAGLLARRIVPFVKPGDILAAGQRVGLIRFGSRVDVYLPAGTGAKVLLGQKVVAGETVLAEVGDQKLIEGVSQ, encoded by the coding sequence ATGGCTGGTGACTTATTAGATAATCGCGGACGCGGAGAAGTTGATTGGCAGCTTCCCTCGGTCCACCCTGAAGGGCGGAAATTCGGTCTGATTGCCGTGGGCATCAGTCTGATCTTTCTGCTGCTGCTGGATCTGTCATTCATCGGATGGCCGCTGCTGGCGCTGGCTGGCGGTGTGTTTGCGTTTTTCCGCGATCCCGAACGGGTTGTCCCGCAAAGCGACACGGCAATAATTTCTCCTGCGGATGGGCAGGTTTCGCTGATCAAGGAAGTGCCGCTACCGGCAGAATTGCAGTTGATTGACGAACAGGCCGGAAGCAACCCCCCTGCTGGCCCGGTGACGCGGATTTCCATATTCATGTCCGTTTTCGATGTGCACATCAATCGTGCGCCGATCGGCGGCACCGTGAAGCGCATGGTCTATATGCCCGGTAAATTTCTCAATTCCGACCTCGACAAGGCGAGTGAAGAAAACGAGCGGCAGCACATCATGATCGAACGAAGCGACGGACTGGTGATCGGCTTTACCCAGATCGCCGGTTTGCTGGCGCGCCGCATCGTTCCCTTCGTCAAACCGGGTGATATTCTTGCGGCTGGTCAAAGGGTGGGACTGATCAGGTTCGGCAGCAGGGTCGATGTGTATCTTCCCGCCGGGACCGGGGCAAAAGTGCTTTTAGGTCAAAAAGTTGTTGCCGGAGAGACTGTTCTGGCCGAGGTTGGCGATCAGAAGCTGATCGAGGGTGTAAGCCAATAA
- a CDS encoding beta-ketoacyl-ACP synthase III, with amino-acid sequence MQATHPPVISSTGLFTPWESISNGELVESFNAYVEKFNHENAAGIEAGEVEALSPSSVEFIEKASGIKSRYVMDKASVLDPETMCPRLPERSNDENSVMAEIGVNAARQAMAQAGRDAADIDAVLCAASNMQRAYPAMAIEIQQELGIDGFGFDMNVACSSATFGIQTAADYIRSGNARSVLVVSPEITSGHLNWRDRDSHFIFGDVATAVLVESKDMAPAAHWDILGTKLKTVFSNNIRNNFGFLNRTHPGTANDADKLFVQEGRKVFKEVVPMVAAMIVEEAERLNIEPSSLRRMWLHQANAGMNRLIAQKVLGHDASEDESPTVLDTYGNTSSAGSIIAFHKHNSDLAHDDVGLICSFGAGYSAGTVFVRKVA; translated from the coding sequence ATGCAAGCAACACATCCTCCCGTTATTTCTTCGACCGGTCTGTTTACCCCTTGGGAAAGCATTTCCAACGGCGAGCTGGTCGAAAGTTTCAATGCCTATGTCGAAAAATTCAATCACGAAAATGCCGCCGGGATAGAGGCGGGTGAGGTCGAGGCACTATCTCCGAGCTCGGTGGAATTTATCGAGAAAGCCAGCGGGATAAAGTCGCGCTACGTGATGGACAAGGCATCTGTGCTCGACCCTGAAACGATGTGTCCGCGGCTTCCCGAACGCAGCAATGACGAAAATTCGGTAATGGCCGAAATCGGTGTCAACGCGGCCAGGCAGGCAATGGCGCAGGCTGGCCGTGATGCTGCCGATATCGATGCAGTCCTTTGCGCGGCATCCAACATGCAGCGTGCGTATCCGGCGATGGCAATCGAAATCCAGCAAGAGCTTGGCATCGACGGGTTCGGTTTCGATATGAATGTTGCCTGCTCGTCTGCCACCTTCGGCATCCAGACAGCTGCCGATTACATCCGGTCGGGCAATGCGCGGTCGGTGCTGGTGGTCAGTCCTGAAATAACCTCGGGCCATTTGAACTGGCGCGACCGGGACAGTCATTTCATTTTTGGCGACGTCGCCACAGCCGTGCTGGTCGAAAGCAAGGATATGGCCCCGGCAGCGCATTGGGACATTCTGGGCACCAAGCTCAAGACCGTGTTTTCCAACAACATCCGCAATAATTTCGGATTTCTCAACCGGACCCATCCCGGTACCGCCAACGATGCCGACAAGCTGTTCGTGCAAGAGGGGCGCAAGGTTTTCAAGGAAGTGGTGCCGATGGTGGCAGCCATGATAGTCGAAGAGGCTGAGCGGCTGAACATTGAACCTTCGTCGTTGCGGCGGATGTGGCTGCATCAGGCCAATGCAGGAATGAACCGGCTTATCGCGCAAAAGGTGCTGGGTCATGATGCGAGCGAAGACGAAAGCCCCACAGTGCTTGATACGTATGGCAATACGTCCAGCGCCGGATCGATTATCGCGTTTCACAAACACAACAGCGATCTGGCGCATGATGACGTCGGTCTGATCTGCAGTTTTGGTGCGGGCTATTCGGCAGGAACGGTGTTCGTCCGCAAGGTTGCCTGA
- the rpsB gene encoding 30S ribosomal protein S2 has translation MAAPTVTMQQLIEAGSHFGHQTHRWNPRMKPYIFGARNGVHIIDLSQTVPLFARALDFVAATVKSGGKVLFVGTKRQAQEPIAEAARASGQHFVNHRWLGGMLTNWKTISGSIKRLKTLEEQLGGEMSGLTKKETLQLTRERTKLELSLGGIRDMGGIPDVMIVIDANKEELAIKEANVLGIPVIAVLDTNVDPSGIAFPIPGNDDAARAIRLYCEAISQAARKGGDQGVADSGVDIGAMEAPPAEAATEA, from the coding sequence ATGGCGGCACCTACCGTCACGATGCAGCAATTGATCGAGGCCGGATCGCATTTCGGCCACCAGACCCACCGCTGGAACCCGCGTATGAAGCCGTATATTTTCGGCGCGCGTAACGGTGTCCACATCATCGACCTGTCGCAGACCGTACCGCTGTTCGCACGCGCTCTCGATTTTGTTGCCGCGACCGTAAAGTCGGGCGGCAAGGTTCTGTTCGTGGGCACGAAGCGTCAGGCGCAGGAGCCTATCGCAGAAGCTGCCCGCGCTTCGGGCCAGCATTTCGTCAACCATCGCTGGCTGGGCGGGATGCTCACCAACTGGAAGACGATTAGCGGTTCGATCAAGCGTCTCAAGACGCTTGAAGAGCAGCTTGGCGGCGAAATGTCCGGCCTTACCAAGAAAGAAACGCTCCAGTTGACGCGCGAACGCACGAAACTGGAACTTTCGCTTGGCGGTATCCGCGACATGGGCGGCATTCCCGACGTGATGATCGTGATCGACGCAAACAAGGAAGAGCTCGCCATCAAGGAAGCCAACGTGCTTGGTATTCCGGTGATCGCCGTGCTCGACACCAATGTCGATCCAAGCGGTATTGCATTCCCGATTCCGGGTAATGACGATGCGGCCCGCGCGATTCGCCTCTATTGTGAAGCGATCAGCCAGGCAGCCCGCAAGGGCGGCGATCAGGGTGTGGCCGATTCGGGTGTCGACATCGGCGCCATGGAAGCCCCGCCAGCAGAAGCCGCTACCGAAGCTTGA
- the lon gene encoding endopeptidase La has protein sequence MKLFPLLPLRDIVVFPGMVVPLFVGRDKSVAALESAMQSSKDIFLLSQLDPGCDDPERDDLYDVGVVAQVLQLLKLPDGTVRVLVEGTQRATLESLREEGGFDVAQVDIPEPETAGGSEVTAMMRTVVSQFGEYAKLNKKVGDDAVSDLGDIDDAGQLADAIAASINAKVTDKQALLTESDPLKRLEMVFSFMEGELSVLQVERKIRGRVKRQMEKTQREYYLNEQMKAIQSELGGEGEDGDELGELQKKIDTMKLSKEARDKANAELKKLKAMQPMSAEATVIRNYLDILLGLPWGKKSKVKKDIGEAQKVLDEDHYALDKVKDRIIEYLAVQARTNKLKGPILCLVGPPGVGKTSLGKSIARATGREFIRQSLGGVRDEAEIRGHRRTYIGSLPGKIVTNLKKAGKSNPLFLLDEIDKLGQDFRGDPASALLEVLDPEQNSKFQDHYLELDLDLSDIMFVTTANSLNLPQPLLDRMEIIRLEGYTEDEKVEIAKRHLIAKQIEAHGLADGEFELTEDALRDLIRYYTREAGVRTLEREIARLARKALRKILEKEVTSVTVTPDNLGDFAGVRKFKHGMSEDEAEVGLVTGLAWTEVGGELLSIESVTTPGKGEIKTTGKLGDVMNESIAAAFSFVKARAPAYGIKPSIFQRKNIHIHLPEGAVPKDGPSAGIGMVTSIVSTLTGIAVRPDVAMTGEVTLRGRVLPIGGLKEKLLAALRGGIKTVLIPEDNVKDLAEIPDKVTSGLEIIPVGHVDEVLARALMAIPAPIEWTEADDLASQPSHGGVDGGGIPTSH, from the coding sequence ATGAAACTTTTCCCTCTTCTTCCCTTGCGTGACATCGTCGTGTTTCCGGGCATGGTCGTACCGCTTTTCGTGGGCCGGGATAAATCGGTGGCCGCGCTGGAATCGGCGATGCAATCGAGCAAGGATATATTCCTTCTTTCGCAGCTTGATCCCGGCTGCGATGATCCCGAACGCGACGATTTATACGATGTCGGCGTTGTCGCACAGGTTTTGCAGTTGCTCAAATTGCCCGATGGTACCGTGCGTGTGCTGGTCGAAGGGACGCAGCGCGCCACGCTCGAATCGCTGCGCGAAGAAGGCGGTTTCGATGTCGCGCAGGTCGATATCCCGGAGCCCGAGACCGCGGGTGGCAGCGAAGTCACCGCAATGATGCGGACGGTGGTCAGCCAGTTCGGTGAATACGCGAAGCTGAACAAGAAAGTCGGCGATGATGCAGTGTCCGATCTGGGCGATATCGATGATGCCGGACAACTGGCCGATGCGATTGCCGCGTCGATCAACGCCAAGGTTACCGACAAACAGGCGCTGCTGACCGAGAGCGATCCACTCAAACGGCTCGAAATGGTTTTTTCCTTTATGGAAGGCGAATTGTCCGTCCTGCAGGTTGAGCGCAAAATTCGCGGCCGGGTAAAGCGCCAGATGGAAAAGACCCAGCGCGAATATTATCTGAACGAACAGATGAAGGCGATCCAGTCCGAGCTTGGCGGCGAGGGTGAGGACGGCGACGAGCTGGGCGAGCTGCAAAAGAAAATCGACACGATGAAGCTGTCGAAAGAAGCCAGGGACAAGGCCAATGCCGAACTGAAGAAGCTGAAGGCCATGCAGCCGATGAGCGCCGAGGCGACCGTTATCCGGAACTATCTGGACATTCTGCTGGGTTTGCCATGGGGCAAGAAAAGCAAGGTCAAGAAAGACATTGGCGAAGCGCAAAAGGTGCTCGACGAAGATCACTACGCGCTCGACAAGGTCAAGGACCGGATCATCGAATATCTCGCGGTGCAGGCGCGGACGAACAAGCTCAAAGGCCCGATCTTGTGCCTGGTGGGCCCGCCGGGCGTCGGCAAAACCTCGCTGGGAAAATCGATTGCGCGCGCGACCGGGCGTGAGTTCATTCGCCAGTCGCTGGGCGGCGTGCGTGACGAGGCTGAAATCCGCGGACACCGCCGGACCTATATCGGCTCGTTGCCAGGTAAGATCGTAACCAATCTGAAAAAGGCGGGGAAGAGCAATCCGCTGTTCCTGCTCGACGAGATCGACAAGCTGGGACAGGATTTTCGCGGTGACCCCGCATCGGCGCTGCTCGAGGTGCTCGACCCTGAACAGAATTCGAAATTCCAGGACCACTATCTGGAACTCGATCTCGATCTGTCGGACATCATGTTCGTGACGACCGCCAACAGCCTCAATCTGCCGCAGCCGCTGCTCGACCGGATGGAGATCATCAGGCTTGAAGGTTACACCGAAGATGAAAAGGTTGAAATTGCGAAGCGTCACCTGATCGCGAAGCAGATCGAAGCGCACGGACTGGCTGATGGCGAGTTCGAACTGACCGAAGACGCCTTGCGCGATCTTATCCGCTATTACACGCGTGAGGCCGGGGTCCGGACACTTGAACGCGAAATTGCGCGGCTGGCGCGCAAGGCGCTGCGCAAAATTCTCGAGAAGGAAGTGACCAGCGTCACGGTTACGCCGGACAATCTTGGCGACTTCGCCGGTGTGCGCAAATTCAAACACGGCATGAGCGAAGACGAGGCCGAGGTCGGTCTGGTTACCGGCCTTGCATGGACCGAAGTAGGCGGTGAATTGCTGTCGATCGAAAGCGTGACGACACCGGGCAAGGGTGAGATAAAAACCACCGGCAAATTGGGCGATGTAATGAATGAAAGCATCGCGGCAGCGTTCAGCTTTGTAAAGGCGAGGGCACCCGCCTACGGGATCAAGCCGTCGATTTTCCAGCGCAAGAACATCCATATCCATTTGCCCGAAGGGGCTGTGCCAAAAGACGGGCCGAGCGCGGGTATCGGGATGGTCACGTCAATCGTCTCGACGCTGACCGGAATTGCCGTCCGGCCGGATGTGGCGATGACGGGCGAGGTCACGTTGCGCGGCCGCGTCCTGCCGATCGGCGGTCTTAAAGAGAAACTGCTGGCGGCGCTTCGCGGCGGCATCAAAACCGTGCTCATCCCCGAAGATAACGTCAAGGATCTCGCTGAAATACCGGATAAGGTCACCTCAGGGCTGGAAATTATCCCGGTCGGCCATGTCGATGAAGTTCTGGCGCGCGCGCTTATGGCGATCCCGGCTCCGATCGAGTGGACCGAGGCGGATGATCTGGCGAGCCAGCCGTCACATGGCGGCGTCGACGGCGGAGGCATTCCGACATCCCATTGA
- a CDS encoding MipA/OmpV family protein, whose product MINRTAATFFASACAAAVLAIPVGASAQDQDRGEKRTRIAIGPQFVPSYPGSDKTSIRPLMDISRARDGEEFTFEAPDESFGFAIFRNDGLSIGPSLGLEGKRSSADVGGALPEVDFTFEVGGFVQYEAGENLRLRAEVRRGVNGHDGLIGVVGADFVARDGDNQVFSIGPRVTFSGENYQNAYFGVLPQDAGPSGLAAYDAGGGLQAVGATAGYIRQFTPRWGIMGYAKYDRLVGDPADSPVVSAFGSRDQFAGGIALSYTFGRGVD is encoded by the coding sequence ATGATCAACCGTACCGCCGCTACTTTTTTTGCCTCCGCTTGTGCCGCCGCTGTGCTCGCAATTCCGGTGGGCGCATCGGCGCAGGATCAAGACCGGGGGGAAAAACGTACGCGGATCGCGATCGGTCCGCAATTCGTGCCCAGCTATCCCGGCTCCGACAAGACATCGATCAGACCGTTGATGGACATCTCGCGTGCGAGAGATGGGGAGGAATTCACGTTTGAAGCACCGGATGAAAGCTTTGGTTTTGCAATCTTCAGAAACGATGGGCTGTCAATTGGCCCATCGCTGGGACTGGAGGGCAAGCGATCTTCTGCCGATGTCGGCGGCGCACTTCCTGAAGTCGATTTCACATTCGAAGTCGGCGGATTTGTCCAGTACGAGGCGGGCGAAAATCTGCGCCTGCGCGCCGAGGTACGGCGCGGCGTAAACGGGCATGACGGATTGATTGGTGTCGTCGGGGCCGACTTTGTTGCGCGGGACGGCGACAATCAGGTTTTCTCGATCGGCCCGCGCGTGACATTTTCGGGCGAAAACTATCAAAACGCCTATTTTGGCGTGTTACCGCAGGACGCGGGCCCATCGGGCCTGGCCGCTTATGACGCTGGCGGCGGGTTGCAAGCGGTTGGCGCGACAGCGGGTTACATTCGCCAGTTTACACCGCGCTGGGGCATCATGGGTTATGCCAAATATGACCGGTTGGTTGGCGATCCCGCCGATTCGCCGGTTGTCAGTGCATTTGGTTCGCGCGATCAATTCGCGGGCGGAATAGCACTGAGCTACACCTTCGGGCGCGGCGTAGACTGA